The segment CGCATTGACGTAAGCATCATCCGTTCGGTGATCATTGGCGGTCATCGACGACCAGACGAAAAAAGCCATGATCAGCAACACCAGCAGTAAGGCGCTCAGCAGCACCGTTCTTTTCAGAGCAAAAGCACGCATATCAGTTATCTCGACGTGTTTGTAACAGGTTGAATCAGAGTTTGTGGCGGCCAGACACGTTTTGGCAGCCAGGCGGTGAGCAGCAGAAGCAGTGCGGCGAAACCGATCAGCATCACATAGCTATCACTCAAACTGAGCACCATCGCCTGATGCTTCAGCAGACTGGCGAAACCGCTCAGGTTTTCACTGCTGCTGGCGCTGCCATCCGGCAAAAGCGGGAAGCTGCTGCTTGCCTGTGCGCTGGTGGGTGCGGTCATCAACCACGAACGGCTGGCGGCGTTACCCACCAGGATATTGGAATGAAACTGTTCGCGGTGGCTGATAAACCACTCCACCAGCGTACTGGCGGCGACGCTGGAGAAGCCGCGCACGGTATTAAACATCGCGGAGGCAAAAGGACCTTCCGGCGGGGCAACGACGCTGGTGGCGCTCATCAACACCGGCAAAATCACCATTGGCTGACCAAAAGCCTGCAAAATTTGTATCAGCCAGAAATTTTGTCGCCCCCAGTCGGTGGTGATTTGCATCCCGAGCAGGCAGGAGGTCACCAGCAATGCCACGCCTGCGGTCAGCATCCAGCGGCAGTCAATCCAGCGGATATTCAGCAGCGCGGCAATCAACGGTGCGATTAACAACTGCGGTAAACCCACCGTCAGTGCCAGCGGGGCAAATTGCAGGGTACGGAAACCCTCGATCTGGCCAAAGTAAGCCGAGGGTAGGGCTGAACCGGAAAGCGACAGAATCAGTACCCCGGCCAGTGCCAGCAGACCGTGCGCGAGGTTGTGGCGTTGCAGCATCTGCAACTTGAACAATGGCAACGGGTGAAACCATTCATTAATAAAGAACACAATCAGCAATGCCGCGGCGCTAAATAATAGCGCGACGATTAATGGCGAGCTGAGCCAGTCCAATCGTTCACCCTGTGTCAGTGCGAGGATCAGCAACGCGATACCGCTGCAACCGGTCAGCATGCCGAACAGATCCATTTGCTGGAAACGCTCGAAACGCAGTGGGTCCTGGGGCAGGCCCCAGCCAATCAGCAACATGGCTACCAGCATAGCGGGCACCACTTGCCAGAACACGAACATCCAACTGACGTCGTCGGTCCAGAAAGCAGCCAATGAGGCGGCAAGATTGGGGCCGAAGGTCGCTGTCAGCGCGTAAGCGCCAAGGCCATAAAGTTTGATCGGCGGAGGCAAGAAACGTAACGCGACCGTCATCAGTAACGGGGGCAGAGCGCCACCAAACAGCCCCTGGATAACGCGCAGGGTGATAAATAAGGTGGCATTGGGTAGCAGCGGCAGCAGAATGCCGGTGATCATGAAGCCAGCCGAGACGGTAAGCGCAAAACGGCGCAGCGAGAAGGTGACGGCAAACCAGGGCGCAATCATCATGGTGGCCACTTCGGCAGCCTGGTAAGCAGAAATGATCCAGCTACCCTGATCGTAACTGATGCCAATGGCTGCACGGATATCCGCCAGAGCAATATCGGTGACGCGATCGTTTAAACCGGCGGTCAGGGCGGCAATCAGCACACCCACCAGACCGAGCGCAAGGCGCAGGGTAAAAGGATGGGGTGCCGGGGCCGCTGCGGGCTGGGCATTCATAGCAGGTTTCTCGTTATGTTGATGCAGTGTATTGCGATGTGATACAGATCGCATATTACATCCCGGTATGTTGTATTGCAATGTGATACAGGGTGTAAAAGTGCGGTTAATCGCGCTAAAGTAGGGCAGGCCACAAAGGATCGCACTATGGTTGAAATCCCCTCCTGCCGTGAGGATGAAAAAGCGGGCGGCATTCAGGTCATCGCCCGCGCGGCAAAAATTCTAAATGCATTGGGTGAGCATCCCGGCGGTATGAGCCTGGGGGAGATTGCTCAGGCGGTGGATTTACCCCGTTCGACGGTGCAACGTATTGTCGCCGCGTTGGATAATGCGCAACTGGTACGCAGCAGTGGCGCAGGCGGATTACGCCTCGGTCCGGCGCTGCTGAAGCTGATCTCCAGCGTGCACAGTGACGTGGTTGAAGTGGTGCGTCCTTTTCTTGAACGACTTTCCGCAGAGACGAATGAAACTGTCTCACTGGCACGCGCCAGTGGTACCCAACTGGCTATCGTCCATTATGTGGTGGCGTCACGCGAACTGCGTGTGGTGCCGCGCATGGGGCTGAATCTGCCGCTCTACAGCACCTCGGGCGGTCGGGCCTTACTGGCGCTGGAGAGCGATGAAGATGTCAGGGTAATTGTCGGCGAAGCCTATAAAGAGCTGACGGAGATGACCATCAAAACGCTGCCGCAGTTGCTGGAGTTGATTGGTGAAGTGCGCAAAACCGGCTTCTCCTACGATCGTGGTGAGACGCTGGAGGGCATCTCAACCATGGCGGTGGCGATCGACACTTTATTTGGCCGCTTCTCTATTTCACTGCTGGTGCCGACAGCGCGTTTTCGTAAACACGAGGCGCGTTATTGTGAGGAAATCCTGAAGTGTAAAGAGGCGCTGACCCGCGAAATTGGCAAAATGACCGCTGTTGAAGGATAACCGCAGATGAAAACCTTGTTGATGGCCATTGATAACTCTCCAGTGGCGGAGAAAGTGATCGCCCTGACGATTGAACAGGCGCTTGCGCACCAGGCGCAGGTAGTGGTGCTGTGCTGCATCGACCCGGCTTATTCTTCCTGCAACCAGCCGATTGAGATTGATGCCGGTGAAGATCCGGATGATTTTCTGGTGGCAAAGGATGAACAAAATACCGCTGAAATGGTGGTGCGCCATGCGCTGGCACCGATTATGCGCGCCGGGGTGACAGCAAAAGGGGTGATTCTGGCCGGGGAAGCGGCGGAAACCATTGTTGCACAGTCGGCTGCCGTGCAGGCCAGCATGATTATCATGGGACGACGCCATCTTTCGCCGTTCAACCGCCTGCTGAAAGGCTCGGTCAGCGCTGCCGTGATTGAACGCGCCAACTGTCCGGTTCTGATTGACGTACGCAAGGATTAATAACCGCTCCATGCTCTCGCTTTTCATTATTACGCTGGTGGCATTTGGGCTGCTGGCGCTGATCATTATTGTGCTGTTGCGTACCACCGCATTGCGTCTCTGGCAGGGTGTGCTGCTCTTTCTGTTACCGGTGTTGCTGGCCAATCTGCTGTGGTTTAGCTGGCTGCATCCACGCCAGCAGCGGCAGGCGCTGGCGACTGAAGTCGCTAATCAACTCAGCGAGGCACCGGGTTATCGGCTGTTGAAAACCCAGGAACCCGTGTTGTGGCAGCTCCTGAATCGTGAGTTGTTGCATAAACGTCTGGCCGGGGTGCCACCGGAAGAAGCGTTGGGCGAGATGCGTGGCTGGCTATTCGATTTAGTTAATCAACGTCTGGTCCGTGCCAGTGATACCGCCATCCTCAATTACATTCGCGTTTCCGTCGAGGAGATGCAGGCGCTGCAACAACAGAATGCACAAAGCTGCTTCCGGTTTCTTTACCCGCAGGTGAATGGCGGTGTCAATTTACAGCAATTGCTGCCACCACAACTGAATCAGCGTGATGCGCAGGCATTGGACGAATTGCTGGCGCAAAGCACCGGAGATGAGCAACCGCTGGATAATCAGGCGGCGCAGCGTGATTTGCAGAAAGTGGTGGAGACGTTGTACAGCAAATGGGGTGACCGTCTGCAACAACTTAATATGCCTGCGGATACCACGGTCGATCGTTCGGCGATGTGCGCGATGTCGATTGACCTCTACAACGGCATTCTC is part of the Pantoea phytobeneficialis genome and harbors:
- a CDS encoding MFS transporter is translated as MNAQPAAAPAPHPFTLRLALGLVGVLIAALTAGLNDRVTDIALADIRAAIGISYDQGSWIISAYQAAEVATMMIAPWFAVTFSLRRFALTVSAGFMITGILLPLLPNATLFITLRVIQGLFGGALPPLLMTVALRFLPPPIKLYGLGAYALTATFGPNLAASLAAFWTDDVSWMFVFWQVVPAMLVAMLLIGWGLPQDPLRFERFQQMDLFGMLTGCSGIALLILALTQGERLDWLSSPLIVALLFSAAALLIVFFINEWFHPLPLFKLQMLQRHNLAHGLLALAGVLILSLSGSALPSAYFGQIEGFRTLQFAPLALTVGLPQLLIAPLIAALLNIRWIDCRWMLTAGVALLVTSCLLGMQITTDWGRQNFWLIQILQAFGQPMVILPVLMSATSVVAPPEGPFASAMFNTVRGFSSVAASTLVEWFISHREQFHSNILVGNAASRSWLMTAPTSAQASSSFPLLPDGSASSSENLSGFASLLKHQAMVLSLSDSYVMLIGFAALLLLLTAWLPKRVWPPQTLIQPVTNTSR
- a CDS encoding IclR family transcriptional regulator, with the protein product MVEIPSCREDEKAGGIQVIARAAKILNALGEHPGGMSLGEIAQAVDLPRSTVQRIVAALDNAQLVRSSGAGGLRLGPALLKLISSVHSDVVEVVRPFLERLSAETNETVSLARASGTQLAIVHYVVASRELRVVPRMGLNLPLYSTSGGRALLALESDEDVRVIVGEAYKELTEMTIKTLPQLLELIGEVRKTGFSYDRGETLEGISTMAVAIDTLFGRFSISLLVPTARFRKHEARYCEEILKCKEALTREIGKMTAVEG
- a CDS encoding universal stress protein — protein: MKTLLMAIDNSPVAEKVIALTIEQALAHQAQVVVLCCIDPAYSSCNQPIEIDAGEDPDDFLVAKDEQNTAEMVVRHALAPIMRAGVTAKGVILAGEAAETIVAQSAAVQASMIIMGRRHLSPFNRLLKGSVSAAVIERANCPVLIDVRKD